In Gossypium arboreum isolate Shixiya-1 chromosome 3, ASM2569848v2, whole genome shotgun sequence, the sequence AATTTGGTTGAGTAGTTCTAAAATGTTGCAATTGCTGGATCTGTCATGGAATTCATTGGGAGGTTCCCTTCCTTCTTGGATAGGCAAGTTCGAATATCTCTTTTACTTGGACTTGTCTAACAATTCCTTTTCCGGGGAGATACCGGAAAGTTTAACTGGACTAGAAAACCTTGTCCACAAAACTGCTCTACTGAAACTGCTCTACTGAAAGAATCATGTGAACACATCTCTCTCATAAAAAGCAAAGAGCAAGGTAGGCCACGCTTGGTATATGACAATATATGCAACTTCCCACCGACTATTGATTTAAGTCATAACAAGTTTACTGGACCAATCTGGCCAAGCTTTGGGAACTTGAAGAACGTTCATGTATTGAATTTGGAAGAGAACAACCTTTCAGGAAGCATTCCAGATAGTATCTCAGGGATGACAAACTTGGAAGTATTAGATTTGTCTTGTAACAATCTCTCCGGTGAAATACCTTATTCTCTGGTACATCTCAGCTTTTTGTCTGTATTCAATGTATCATACAATAGGCTTTACGGGGATACACCTTCAGGAGGTCAATTCATGACATTCCCTGATTCAAGCTTTGATGGGAACCAGGCTCTCTGTCCTAGATTAGTCGCACCATGTCAAAGAAAACAGATTCATCCAGTTGTGTCCCCTGGTAAAAAGATGAAGATTATGGATTGGAACTTTGGAATTGGAGCagcaattggttttcttctctgTGTCTTCTTTTGCTTCAAATCAGGCTGGGTTATTCCTAAAGGAAGGGTATGCAGATGCTGAGATTTGTTCTACCGAATGTCATTTTTTTAAAGGTGACTGCATGTACCAATTGAGTTAATCCTTAGGTTCATAATGTAAACAAGCATGTCTAACAAGCttgagaaaatatttttttatgcaaCTCCTCTGGTATTCCCATAGTTCTTTCTTGCTTGAGTTTTAAGCCTTTACTAATGTAAACAAACCTAAAAGTAAATTTTGAGAGAAAAGTAACGAGTGATAGAAGAAAATAAATGGATTAAGGATTTTTGGATCTTAATAGGTAGAAAgagattcatttatttttatataacataatttgttttttaaagattttggtagaaaaataatgttatttgattatgaataataaaaaaaaaatttgaagtcaTGTATTGACTTTGGTGAATTCTGCTTCACTTTTGAGGATTCATCTGCACAACAACAGTCTGGACGGTCCCATCAGAATAAATTGTTCTGCAATGATCTGAGTCACCTCGCTTCGTCTTGGTTCTAACAATTTTCAGGGACCAGTACCTGGTAGTCTATCCTCTTGCCCGAGCTTGAAAAAGCTTCATCTTTCACACAAAAAAATTTGGAACTAAATTGGTCCTTGGTTTGGACTTTTACCAGGAAGAAATGCCTAGCAACGTGAATCTGCTAAGGCACTTCTACATTTTGTCACAAGAGAGGTTCTCTTCCAATTTGGTTGAGTAGTTCTAAGATGCTGCAATTGCTGGATCTGTCATGGAATTCGTTGGAAGGTTCCATTCCTTCTTGGATGGGCAAGTTCGAATATCTCTTTTACTTGGACTTATCTAACAATTCCTTTTCCGGAGAGATAACAAAATGCATCTCACTGGTAAAAAGTAAAGAGCAAGGTAAGCCGCGCTTGGCATACAATGATGTATGGAGCTTCCCGCCGACTATTGGTTTAAGTGATAACAAGTTTACAGGACCAATCTGGCCAAGCTTTGGGAAGTTGAAGAACCTTCATGTTTTGTGTTTGGAAGAGAACAACCTTTCAAGAAGCATTCTAGATAGTATATCAGGGATGACAAGCTTGGAAGTATTGGATTTGTCTCCTAACAATATCTCTGGTGATATACCTCATTCTCTGGTACATCTCAGCTTTTTGTCTGTGTTTAGTGTATCATACAATAGGCTTTACGGGAAGACACCTTCAGAAGGTCAATTCATGACATTCCCTGAAGCAAGCTTTGAAGGGAACGAGGCTCTTGTCCTAGACTACTGGCACCATGCCAAACAAAATAGATTTCTCCACTTGTGTCCCCCGGAAAAAGAATGAAGATTTCGGATTGGAACTTTGGTACTGGAGCTGCAAATGGTTTTCTGCTCACTGTTGTCTTTTGCTTCAAATCAGGCTGGGTTCTTCCCAAAGGATGAGAATCATATCTGAAACAGGAATTGCTGCATCCAAAATTGTGTATTTGGTAGTGCAAAGCATATTTTGTTTTGTGTACAAAGGAGACCACTACTTGAAGAAAATGGAAGTGTATGCAAATGTTGAGATTCAAACTCTAAATCCGCTGGATGCCACTTTTAAGAGATGACTGCATAAACCGAGTTAAGCCCTGGATTCATAATGCAATGCAAAGAAGCATCTATTGACAAGCTTGTGAAACTAGATTTGACAATATTTTTTTGTATGGTTCCCATGGTTCTTCCTTACTTTAGTTGGAAATCTGTGTAATGTTTTCAGGTGTGTAATGATCAATGGAAAGCCATAAAGCAGGCTATCGAAGTTTTAATATGCTTCTAATAACCATTGTTCTTGCTGCATTTTATATTATGTGCGTTATGACACAACCGCTCCCTGTCAGGGTTCTTTGCAGCCGAGCGGACTAGGACAATACCAAACCTGCTTAGAAGGAACCAGAGAGTGCCATATCAACAGAAACAACTAGGTTCAGTTAAGGTTAAGAACAGTAAGTATATTTATAAATAAGAGAAACATTTAAGGAAGATGAGAAACTGGTTCTGTAAATTGAAGCATCAAGACCATAGTGTCCTTTTGGATTTGTTGCACCAAAGACAATTGTCCTGGTACATGTACATTAAAGCAGGTCCATATATGGACTGAGACAGATTCAGGGTTGAGGGTGAAAATAAGGAAAAGGGATAAAAAATGAGAATGCCTTTCATTTTACAGTAAAGAGAGAACTTCATAATACAACAAACCATCTGTTGTAACAAGGAAGCAAACTTTCTTAGTCAATAATCAACCTTAGTGTACAGTATCCCTCAGATTTATCTGGTGTTTTTCGACTGTGTTTTGTTTCTTCCCTACTCCGAAGTGAGTTGTAGCAAAAATTGTGTGGCTTTGGTAAAAACATTTCAGTGTTGCTTACCACAGAAGCACATGCATGCTTCAGACCTCGGTGAGAAATGAAGTCATCTTCTGATTCACTTCCAAGAATGGTTATATTCACCATCTAGACTGACCAAAGTTTCTGCTTTCCAGTTCAAAACATACGATCATTGTCAGCACCGTAGTCTCTAAGGTCCAGAGTCGGTCGTTTCAATCTCTGGAAAATATCATCAAGGGATTCAGACGAGGAAGCGATGGAGGACAATGTGTTTTCTTCTGTCTGACGTAAAGGGAGGTAGTTCTTCACTTCTAGGATAGATTTGAAATTTACAAGACCGGACTTCATTGATTCCCATTTCGAGGATAATTTCTCGGATGTCGGTCTTATTACACTCTTGAACGAAGTTGATTCTTCTAGTGTTGACGTCGTGTTAGATGCTTGCTTTTTCTGGTGTTCTCTTGTGCTAGAATGATTCTTAATGATAGTTTCTCTGCTTGTCACATGTTGAACCTCTTCATTCAGTGGTTTAAATTGTTGACTCATCGTTCCAATTACTGCACTAGTCATCTGCTGGTACCGCATATGTATCGGATACGAATATGATTTTCAGACACAGGTACctcaataaaaaaaaatgaaaagttcAAATGCAAGAGCAGACATACCGTGTTGTTGCTTCCGGGTTCAATGTCGACATTCATGCTGCTGAAATTCCTTGCCAATGGAATAATATGTTCACCAACTCTATGTCCTCGCTCGAGCCAAGCCCGTTCTGAACATTTTACAATTTGTAGATTGTAGAAAACAAAGAAGATGACATTTTAGCAAATGCTGATATAGCCAGGTGTAGTAAATTACCTTTCTGCAAGATAATTAGACCTGATGAGTCGAATCCATCTGCATCATCGTCTTGATCTTGAAACTTGAATATTCTCCAGTTTCCGAAATAATCAATGACACGGTCAAAGAAGTTTGTCACATGTAACAATGTGTATATAACCATAATGAGAGGATAGATTTTGTTGAATCCTTTACCAAAGAAAGGGACAGCATCATCTATGTTCCCCATTCTCTGCAATATAAGTTGATGTTTACATGAGACTAACTCAAACCACATTTTTTGTATATATCAATAGACTAACCTTCTCGAAGATTGTTTTCCCATTATCAGGGATACGGATAAGGTTGAGAAAGTTGTACGAAATTGGAGGAGCATATCGTGCAACCATCCTAATAGAGATATTTATGAGTAAGACATACTAGAAAATGAGAGAACAAGTAGAAGCTCTTTAAGATGGAAGACAAAAGGGAGTATTACGAGCATATCATAAGCAAGCTGACTGAGCTTGTTTGTCTCGGTGTTAATGAATAGAACATCAACATTCCGATTTTGAACAAGGAAAAATAGGTGCAGATGCACATATACAACAGAGGGACGAAAGCAGCAACCTGCAAACCAACACGATCATTCGATATCGATACCACCAAGTCCTATAGGCTAATTGTGGAAATATAATTTACCTGGACAAGCATTTCCTGCTCTCCCACCGAATTTATGAGAATGGAAAAGAGAGATAAATCAACACCAGCGGGCAGTATGGTAGCTTCTGCTAAAAGAATTGCAGCTGATATGCATCCCAGAATTATTGCCAAGAGTTTCTCTAGTTGCTTTCTTACAACACAACGCCATATGAACTCTGCAAGGAAAAAATATTACCTGAGTTAATGGTAAATGCATAACAGATACTTAACAAAGAACCATTAAGGATAAAGTAATTTACCCATCATATCAAAAGAGGGTCCTAGCTTGCCTGTTCGTTCGGGCTTGATACTTGAAACGAATTTCCTACAACACCTTAAAATGAATCTTGGGCAAACTTAAAAAAACAGAGGACAAAAACACTTTTAGCGATGCTGTCCTGCATATAGCTTGATATGCAAGCAAGGTTTGTATGAGTGCAAAGTACACACCATCCGGTTATATTACGGCGCTCGTAGTTTCTGACAGTATCTTCCAGTTCAAGAGCTTCCAACACAAAGCTTGAATATTCACTGCAAACTTCTAAGAGTTAACTTCAATGAGACAGAATCAAGCAACAAATAGTCTATACCTTCGGTACCGACAGTATTCCTCTCTAGCTATCCTAAGTCGGCGTCTAAGCATCGCCATTGATTTGTGATCAGTATTGTAGTCCATATCATTCTCCCCAAACCTTCCACCTTGAGGTTTGAAGGAAGGATCTTCTTTTAACTGCAAAATAGAACATATAATGTATTTGAGGGAACTACTTGGAAACTCCATTTTTGACACTAAACAAACCTCATAGACAAAGTGGGGAAGTACCATTTGATATAACATGTTGTCAATGATATTCATATAGGGTCTTAGTGGATCATGGTTCGTTATCTGATTCGATGTCACTTGAGCAACCTAAATAAATTGCACCTTCATTAGTTTGTGCAGAGGCAAAAAGATGATACCACCAAGTCTTGATTGTGATTTACTTACTACAATAGCACAAGAGAATTCTTGATGAGCATCATCAAGTTTAACAGCCATTTTTGCAACTTTGTGTGAAAGAACTTTATGGCGAAAAGTCCAATCCACATTCTTCCAAATGCCCTTTGGGATTTCACTAAGACCAAAGCCAAGGAGGAATGCACCAGTAACAAGTCCAAAAGTATTTGAGCAAGCCATGGCAAAACCAAGAATGTCTCCGCTCCTTCcccccaaaagaaaagaaaagggtcaGTCTACACAAACAAAATAAGGAACAAAGTATAAAtaaaaaacacaaaagaaaaaagaGCAATCAGTAAGAATAGAAGGGACACATGCCAATTTTTGctgaaaataatgaataaaatgagTCCAACAAGTCCAATAGAACCAACACATAGGTAATAGACCAAGTTTTCATGTAAACTAGTCTTCAATCTTTCTACCACAGTGAAATCTCCAGCATCTTCATAACCCTGAATAGTAGGCACCACAACCCTGTTTaggaaataatttaatataaatcaaTGAGAATACAATGCATCTATTAAGCATTAATCTTCTAAAACATTTACTCTAGACCTCAAGCATGATAAACAAAAGGTCATGAAAGCATATGGAATGACCAAATTTCATTTTGCTCCCTTTACtaaaaaaaaatgagcaaattagttgAGGAAACAAAATGCAATATGACTTCTAGCCTCTATAGTACGTTTACCCAAAGGAACTTATCGTGGGAGAAAATATTTTGTTGATAATAGTATATTTACCAAGTTAGCAAAAATGTACTCCAATAGGTTAGGCTCCAAAAGAAAGATATCCCACCACTGTAATTACCAAATATTGTCTGCATGATGAAGAGAAGAAAAGCAAACAATCAATAAAAGTACGTGCATAATTTCTAGGCAAAAGCAAATGCCTACAATCATATACTCGTATTGATCAAATAAAATTCAGCTTTAAATTTCTACCCAACATTGatcaaataaaaacataataagggtaaccaagaaaatataAGTATGATGGGAAGAACTGCAAGATGGAATTAAGGTTGTTAatctaaaaaaaagaaaaaggtaccGTCCAAATATCGGCAGGGACGAGGATGATAATGGAGAAAGAACAAAACCAAGTATATCCAACGGTGAAAAGAACATAATTAGGAACGTCTGGACTCGAGAAATATTTCAAAGTCAAAATCACCATCCCCATTGTTAAAGGCAACGAgatcaaatagaaaaacaacatctttctttctatcTCCTCCTTTATACAATACTATGACAATCTAATCTATTCTATTTCGATCTAGTTTAAATAAAGTACATATATTATCTGGGTAAttcctcttattttctcttcccCACGAAAACAGTAGGGAAGAGAAAATAATGGTTGGTTTTGCATTTGCAAAGAGCTTTTGATTTCATTTGTTCTTATATTACGCTTAAACTTAAAGCGCAACTATATTAATGCAAAAATTTGCGTAACTGGTCTAGAGTATACCTGATAACGGGTGGGGTTGAGGTTTCAGGGATGTAAAATTTTAAGTTGGTTTTTAAGGTTACGTTGACCAAAAAATGAGCTTAACTTCACCCACTGACTCGATCTGTGtattcaattttttaaattatattttatataaaatagatttaaaaatataattaatcaaatacattaaaaatattaaaataaaggtttGTCAACAATAagacaagagttatacaatattcaaataataacaataaaatagtaataatataataacgAAACGATAACAAAACATAAGCGGAATGGCAACTAAGTAGCAACAAAACACCTAATTTAAGTTGTGCTTGAGCTAAAGAAATCTTATTCAAGGTTCAATTGTTTAAAAACAAATCTTACTTTTTGTTCAAGCTCACTTTTCGAGcttatatttttatctaaatccTCTTACTTTTCAAGTGGAAACTAAGTGAACTTACTGAAATAAACATACACTACAAATAATTTGTCATATATCAAcgcatattttttattaatagttAAGTTATATTAGTAAAAGTATTTCCATATCAACGATTCTATTTGAACACTAGTTAgccatattctctttttttttcttaaacatgtgataatttcattttttaggtaaaattaatttttaaacaaaACACCCTATATCGTCCTAtagttattttaatttcttttaagacaatttcattatagattttggttaTATTTGTTCTTATTGACACACTACCTAGAACTACTCATAATCTCTCCCCAACCCGTatataggaggataatgcgcttcaacgcACTTCAACCCACATCTTCTTACATTGACAACAATATCCATATCAATTGAGCTAAGACTCAACCggcttctttaaattttaattcccAGACACATAACCCATTTTAACTTTCCCCTTTCTCTTTTCTTAGCCACTTCCAATATCGTTTTACTTATGCTTTATTAGTTTATTGAAGATAATTTAAAGTTCTTTTATCGTGGATAGTGTAACATCTTACATCCGATTCAGAAGATGATCGGATGCAAAGTGTCAcattataaacatatttttatgtagaaataccaaaatttagaattaaaataaatttaaacaaagTGACACAATTTAAGTAGGATTTAAGTGTCAAATGAACTCAAATGGACCCACATATGATAATTCACAATTAAATACAAAGTCAAACCACAAATTCAAATTCATATTGAAAAAAATACAATGTTATATCTCGAGACAATGAAATCATGACTTAAGACCTGTTTTTcctatttcaaattttttattttgaattttcgtGTATCGAGACAATAGTACCATGTCTCGAGACTTAACCCTTATGTCTTGAGACCTTGATatcaaattttaagctttgagCTTGAATGTTTTATGTCTCGAgctttaaaacctcatatttcgAGACATGCACTTGGAAATGCATAATCTCATATAAAATGTTCATGAGATCTTGAGACTTttactcaaaaatacaaaaatttaactattcaaattattttcacaTGTGGTTAAATGATTCCTAAAAATACCCAAACATATACAAAAGTTCTAAAGATGTCAATCCAagtccaaaacacaaatttctcATTCGATAATATACTTCACCAAAATTTAGCCACCTAAGTGAAATTGCATGCATAACATCATTTTGCATATCTCCAAATTCGATAATATAGTTGATTTCCCTTAAATTAACATTACTTGAGCTCTAATATGGATTATAAATCCTCGAGATTTgtatatgaaaataaatcttcATATTGAATTAAGAAAATTCattaatacaaaacatatttcCAAATATACTATAGCCTAAAACTAAATTGAAAGTCATTCTAAATAACAACATTAGATTTAAAATGAACACAAATTGGCATCATAGCATGTTTAGAAGATCCACCAAGTGTAAAATTTCACAACGAAGCCAGCATATCCAATTAGTTTAATATATCACTAAATAAAGTATTCACATTTTCAATTCCCATTAATACTCATCCAATTAGTTTAAATCGAACTTATAATAGATATACGGATATCTAATCAGTTCTCCAACAAGATAGTATGTGTGCATAgataaaaagtaaataataataaatctgTAATGCGTGTGTAACTTAACTTACCAATCAAATTTATAAAGTTACACAAAATGTCATAAATCAAATCTCTCTAACATACAAGAGCTAATTATACTCGATATtgacataaattaaattaattagtttgtttttcctctctttcagGATGCATTGCCATCTATACCGACATAGCTCCATCAGCATTGAATTTCAAATGACCAGTGGGTGGGGGGCTTCCAATATTGGGTTATCTTCACATGTTGCTGCTCTTGATCAATTTGGATGTACTGCGGAAAGCGAAGGATGTTGTCATAGTGCAAATTACACCACCAAAGTTACCCAGTTAAGGATCCTTTAGGAGATCATTTTGTTTCTATGGTTCCACAAGGACCAAGCAATCACAATGAAAGCGATTCTTCATAGCTTGTCACACCATTTCTTCTCAAGTGCAAATTGCCATGCCATAAACCGATCCTCCCACTTAAACATATGCAGCTTTTTCCTCGAAGAGACAAAATAGCTCATAATGCTATTGAGACGATTATAGACATTCACAGGTAGTTGAAACACTGAAATAAAAAAGTCGGCAGCCTTATCAAGATTGATCTAACAAGAGTGACCCTTCTTGGTTTTGAACCCTTCAATGGTAGACTTCTAAATGGTTGGAATTTTCTTGGTGTCTAGGGGTCATCCAAGATACTATGATGGGAGGGAATCTGCAGCATAATGGAGGTCACTTGCCCACTAAGCTATCCAATCCCACTCCAAACAACTTGCTTTGGCACAAGTTGAGCTTGAGACCAGATAAAGCTTGGAACCTCCTAAGCACAAATTCAAATTCCAAATAGAGCATTAACCCTA encodes:
- the LOC108475757 gene encoding uncharacterized protein LOC108475757 isoform X1, producing MLFFYLISLPLTMGMVILTLKYFSSPDVPNYVLFTVGYTWFCSFSIIILVPADIWTTIFGNYSGGISFFWSLTYWSTFLLTWVVVPTIQGYEDAGDFTVVERLKTSLHENLVYYLCVGSIGLVGLILFIIFSKNWSGDILGFAMACSNTFGLVTGAFLLGFGLSEIPKGIWKNVDWTFRHKVLSHKVAKMAVKLDDAHQEFSCAIVVAQVTSNQITNHDPLRPYMNIIDNMLYQMLKEDPSFKPQGGRFGENDMDYNTDHKSMAMLRRRLRIAREEYCRYRSEYSSFVLEALELEDTVRNYERRNITGWKFVSSIKPERTGKLGPSFDMMEFIWRCVVRKQLEKLLAIILGCISAAILLAEATILPAGVDLSLFSILINSVGEQEMLVQVAAFVPLLYMCICTYFSLFKIGMLMFYSLTPRQTSSVSLLMICSMVARYAPPISYNFLNLIRIPDNGKTIFEKRMGNIDDAVPFFGKGFNKIYPLIMVIYTLLHVTNFFDRVIDYFGNWRIFKFQDQDDDADGFDSSGLIILQKERAWLERGHRVGEHIIPLARNFSSMNVDIEPGSNNTQMTSAVIGTMSQQFKPLNEEVQHVTSRETIIKNHSSTREHQKKQASNTTSTLEESTSFKSVIRPTSEKLSSKWESMKSGLVNFKSILEVKNYLPLRQTEENTLSSIASSSESLDDIFQRLKRPTLDLRDYGADNDRMF
- the LOC108475757 gene encoding uncharacterized protein LOC108475757 isoform X2, whose protein sequence is MKTWSITYVLVLLDLLDSFYSLFSAKIGIGDILGFAMACSNTFGLVTGAFLLGFGLSEIPKGIWKNVDWTFRHKVLSHKVAKMAVKLDDAHQEFSCAIVVAQVTSNQITNHDPLRPYMNIIDNMLYQMLKEDPSFKPQGGRFGENDMDYNTDHKSMAMLRRRLRIAREEYCRYRSEYSSFVLEALELEDTVRNYERRNITGWKFVSSIKPERTGKLGPSFDMMEFIWRCVVRKQLEKLLAIILGCISAAILLAEATILPAGVDLSLFSILINSVGEQEMLVQVAAFVPLLYMCICTYFSLFKIGMLMFYSLTPRQTSSVSLLMICSMVARYAPPISYNFLNLIRIPDNGKTIFEKRMGNIDDAVPFFGKGFNKIYPLIMVIYTLLHVTNFFDRVIDYFGNWRIFKFQDQDDDADGFDSSGLIILQKERAWLERGHRVGEHIIPLARNFSSMNVDIEPGSNNTMTSAVIGTMSQQFKPLNEEVQHVTSRETIIKNHSSTREHQKKQASNTTSTLEESTSFKSVIRPTSEKLSSKWESMKSGLVNFKSILEVKNYLPLRQTEENTLSSIASSSESLDDIFQRLKRPTLDLRDYGADNDRMF